A section of the Lepus europaeus isolate LE1 chromosome 19, mLepTim1.pri, whole genome shotgun sequence genome encodes:
- the LOC133747652 gene encoding EP300-interacting inhibitor of differentiation 2-like encodes MSELRAGGRVPQGRAAAGGGDAPPAEVSGGSPGPAVAQPAESASGAMAARRPEESPESRSRARFLREICMGAAAFSRPEREPEAFGAAWGRAQPPFGEEVPHAHGGRLRGLDEPNWVFMDACRAREVARDARWQTRYPNVYLDYFTFIEDLFASVALSRLAAELGCDRLKDRE; translated from the coding sequence ATGTCCGAGCTCCGCGCCGGCGGCCGTGTCCCGCAGGGCCGTGCAGCTGCTGGCGGCGGCGACGCCCCGCCGGCGGAGGTAAGCGGCGGGAGCCCGGGGCCGGCCGTGGCGCAGCCTGCGGAGTCGGCCTCGGGCGCGATGGCCGCGCGGCGCCCGGAGGAGAGCCCCGAGAGCCGGTCCAGGGCCCGCTTCCTGCGGGAGATCTGCATGGGCGCGGCCGCCTTCTCCCGGCCCGAGCGCGAGCCCGAGGCCTTCGGCGCTGCGTGGGGGCGAGCGCAGCCGCCGTTCGGGGAGGAGGTGCCGCACGCCCACGGCGGCCGGTTGCGGGGCCTGGACGAACCCAACTGGGTGTTCATGGATGCGTGCCGGGCGAGGGAGGTGGCCCGCGACGCCCGCTGGCAGACGCGCTACCCCAACGTCTACCTGGATTATTTCACGTTCATCGAAGACCTCTTCGCGTCGGTGGCTCTCAGTCGCCTGGCCGCGGAGCTCGGCTGCGACAggttgaaagacagagagtag
- the LOC133747653 gene encoding EP300-interacting inhibitor of differentiation 2-like, with protein sequence MDSDKDTEGGIGGPRAPRHYACAPLSRPAVEPTLAHAWVPTASPQGGVPRAGAAGGGGRRGPAQPEEAREGAMAAARGGRAAAAREARMAEVARLLGEPLDDEGPEGRPRSRAGPAGALAALPYLRLRHPLSVLGVSYQQFLRHYLENYPIAPGRIQELEERRRRFVEACRAREAAFDAEHQRNPQRMDFDVLTFTIALTASEVINPLIEELGCDKFLSRE encoded by the exons ATGGACAGCGACAAGGACACTGAAG GCGGCATCGGAGGCCCGCGGGCACCGCGCCACTACGCGTGCGCGCCGCTCTCGCGTCCGGCCGTGGAGCCGACGCTTGCGCACGCGTGGGTGCCCACGGCGTCTCCCC AGGGCGGCGTCCCGCGGGCAGgtgcggcgggcggcggcgggcggcgggggccGGCGCAGCCTGAGGAGGCCCGGGAAGGCGCGATGGCGGCGGCGCGGGGAGGccgcgcggcggcggcgcgggaggCCCGCATGGCGGAGGTGGCGCGGCTGCTGGGCGAGCCGCTGGACGACGAGGGCCCCGAGGGCAGGCCCCGGTCGCGGGCCGGCCCCGCGGGCGCGCTGGCCGCCCTGCCGTACCTGCGCCTGCGGCACCCGCTCAGCGTGCTGGGCGTCAGCTACCAGCAGTTCCTCCGCCACTACCTGGAGAACTACCCGATCGCGCCGGGCCGGATCCAGGAGCTGGAGGAGCGCCGGCGGCGCTTCGTGGAGGCCTGCCGGGCGCGGGAGGCGGCCTTCGACGCCGAGCACCAGCGCAACCCGCAGAGGATGGACTTCGACGTCTTGACGTTTACCATAGCTCTGACTGCGTCCGAGGTGATCAACCCCCTCATCGAAGAACTGGGGTGCGACAAGTTTCTGAGCAGGGAGTAG